In a single window of the Bacillus sp. (in: firmicutes) genome:
- a CDS encoding Ktr system potassium transporter B, whose product MEFQKRQYFKMNPARLLTLILFSFIVLGTVLLKLPIAVEQEISWVDAFFTTVSALTVTGLVVVDTGSTFTTFGEVVILLLIQIGGIGIMTFAVLIFLMVGKRIGVKERMLIQQSLNHMSIGGVVALAKKILIVSLIIEAVAFCALSVRWVPEYGWKEGMYVAVFHSISAFNNAGFSIWSDSLSKYVADPIVNLIISLLIILGGLGFTVLIDLWEKKDFRQLKLHTKLMLFGTIFLNLFSMVVIFVLEYQNTLGNLSWFGKLQASFFQGIVPRTAGFNSVDIGSLNESTLFFIMILMFIGAGSTSTGGGIKLTTFLAITIFVFAFLKNRKEVVLFRKSISDTIVFRALAIAIVSLGVITLSTFLLSITEQGHFLATLFEVVSAFGTVGLSMGITSQLSLFGKMVIAIVMFIGKIGPLTLAYSMTKPDSVVIRYPKEDILTG is encoded by the coding sequence ATGGAATTTCAAAAACGACAATATTTCAAAATGAATCCGGCTAGGTTATTAACTCTCATTTTATTTAGTTTTATCGTTCTAGGAACGGTGCTATTAAAACTACCAATAGCGGTTGAGCAGGAAATTTCGTGGGTGGATGCGTTTTTTACGACGGTATCTGCCCTGACTGTGACGGGATTAGTTGTTGTTGATACCGGAAGTACGTTTACTACGTTTGGGGAAGTCGTCATTTTACTGTTAATTCAAATCGGTGGCATCGGAATCATGACGTTTGCCGTGTTAATTTTTTTAATGGTAGGTAAACGCATTGGTGTAAAAGAGCGGATGTTAATTCAGCAATCGTTAAACCATATGTCCATCGGTGGGGTCGTCGCGTTAGCGAAAAAAATATTAATCGTTTCTTTAATCATCGAAGCCGTCGCTTTTTGTGCACTTTCGGTACGTTGGGTGCCGGAATATGGCTGGAAAGAAGGAATGTATGTCGCCGTCTTTCATTCCATTTCAGCTTTTAACAATGCGGGATTTTCGATTTGGTCTGACAGTTTATCGAAGTATGTTGCTGACCCGATTGTGAACTTGATCATTAGTTTACTCATTATTCTTGGTGGGTTAGGCTTTACGGTTTTAATTGATTTATGGGAAAAAAAGGACTTTCGCCAATTGAAGCTGCATACGAAATTAATGCTATTTGGGACGATTTTTTTAAACCTTTTTTCCATGGTGGTCATATTCGTACTAGAATATCAAAATACACTTGGAAATTTATCTTGGTTCGGTAAATTGCAAGCGTCGTTTTTCCAAGGGATTGTTCCAAGAACAGCTGGATTTAACTCCGTAGACATTGGAAGTTTAAACGAATCAACATTGTTTTTTATAATGATTTTAATGTTCATTGGTGCTGGAAGTACTTCAACGGGTGGGGGTATTAAATTAACTACTTTTTTAGCGATCACCATATTTGTATTTGCCTTTTTGAAAAATAGAAAAGAGGTTGTATTGTTTCGTAAATCGATTAGCGATACGATCGTGTTTCGAGCGCTTGCGATTGCCATCGTTAGCTTAGGGGTGATCACTTTATCCACCTTTTTATTATCTATTACTGAACAAGGCCATTTTTTAGCTACACTATTTGAAGTGGTGTCTGCCTTTGGAACGGTAGGGCTGTCGATGGGCATTACAAGTCAATTATCTCTTTTTGGGAAAATGGTGATTGCTATCGTTATGTTTATTGGAAAAATCGGACCCCTTACGTTGGCATACTCGATGACAAAACCGGATAGCGTCGTCATTCGTTATCCAAAA
- a CDS encoding TIGR00730 family Rossman fold protein, which produces MKRLAVFCGSRNGVAPEYREGAIQLGKELVKRGLSLVYGGGSVGLMGAVADSMIEEGGEVIGVMPHVLHEREISHPHLTELILVETMHERKAKMASIADGFIILPGGPGTMEEFFEVFTWAVIGIHQKPIGLLNVHQYYEPLLSLFDHMVEQQFLQEKSRSLIIVESDPKVLLDRLSMYHNETV; this is translated from the coding sequence ATGAAACGTCTAGCGGTATTTTGCGGTTCAAGAAACGGAGTGGCTCCTGAATATCGAGAAGGAGCGATTCAGTTAGGGAAAGAGTTGGTGAAACGAGGACTTTCGCTTGTTTATGGTGGAGGTAGTGTGGGCCTTATGGGCGCTGTAGCGGATTCGATGATAGAAGAAGGCGGGGAAGTGATTGGAGTCATGCCTCATGTGCTTCATGAGCGAGAAATTTCGCATCCCCATTTGACGGAGCTAATTCTGGTCGAAACGATGCACGAGCGTAAAGCGAAGATGGCTAGTATAGCTGACGGATTTATCATTTTACCAGGTGGCCCGGGAACGATGGAGGAATTTTTTGAAGTATTTACATGGGCGGTCATAGGTATTCATCAAAAACCAATTGGCTTGCTAAATGTTCATCAATATTATGAACCACTTCTATCATTGTTTGATCACATGGTCGAACAGCAATTTTTACAAGAAAAAAGCCGCTCGCTGATTATCGTCGAATCCGACCCGAAAGTGTTACTCGACCGACTTTCTATGTATCATAATGAAACGGTTTGA